Genomic DNA from Pectinophora gossypiella chromosome 20, ilPecGoss1.1, whole genome shotgun sequence:
gagggctgccaccTACATGCCTAATTTAACcaacattaggtaggtactaagtacAACTTACGCGAGAATCTTTTAGTCATCAATCAGTCAAAAAGATAAGTAACTAAATTCGAATCGGACGAAAGAACTGCGTCCAATTTCACAATTCGAACTTACTActgttataaattaaaaacaatggttCGCGCGCAGCCCTAACGTTTGAagtctaaagtaagactgagcgGAGCtaaggtaaacttagctcagccgcggTTGTGGAGCGGAGATATTATAGTGCCTAGTTGTTTCGTATGTATTTTTATCCAAATCGTTTTGTGTCCAGGCAACCCAGTGTCAGCATACGTGTGCTGCCACCTGTTCGTACTACGAGCgctgcgcggcggcggcgggggcggggctGCGTGGCCGCGGCTGAGCGCGCGGCTCACCGCAGCCGTGACTCTGGACCCGCGGCCCGAGTACGCGCGCGCCACGCTCAGCATCGGCCCCGACGGGTTCCAAGCTACCCTTATTGGCAGTCAGGTAACTTTTTAACAGCGACTTTTTGCATcgttagttttatataatatacataaactcacatctATTGCTCTCATCTCACAGGGGTAACCAGAGatattctgacacacttctcgcACTTCACTTCACACTTTGCATTTTTCTTCTTCATTTTTTTCTCCCTCTTCGTGTATCTTATATTTGCTTTGAATAACCACTTTCCCTACAGTGCAGCAGTCGTCTCCTGAGCGCGTGCGGCGCCACGGTACTGCTGGAGCTCCCGGCGGCCTCCGCCATCGTGAAGCAGCTGCCGCCCGGCACCTCCGTCTCCGCGCTCATCACCGGCCGTCTCGACCGGATGACCACCTTGTAACATACTGCAAAGGACACTCGACAGTGGCGACCTCTGAACCCGTAACATGGCAACCTCATACCGCGCAAACTGTAAATTAAGCTAGTAGAATTGGTATATTTATCGGACCACACAGAAGAGCACAAGCGAGGATTGGTTCATTTATCGCACGTGCGCGATATGCGCGGGGGCTGACGTGAGAAATAAGCAGTTTAATATCCTCATTGATATATATGTTGTCATAGCAACGTCCGGCGCTGATTTGCCTATCTAGGAATGCAGTTTAATAGGAATAAATAGCAAGATATTCTAACGAGATATGGGTTCAAGCGGGCGCCCACACTTAATGAAGCGTACCCTATTCGAGCACAACTTAACGGTCGTCGAATCAAAAATATGAGGAAGTTAAATTATAACGAACTAAGAATCTACGCTTCTTAGACTGTGTTTTTAAATGTAACCGAGTTGATGTAGAATGTTTCATTTAAGCTGTGAGGAAATTGTTGGTCTATTTCCCATGTTAGAAGTAATTTATTAAAGTAACTTATACGAGTGATCTTAGACATTTTTCGAGTCTCATAGTATATTTTTATCCTGAGAATTAAACTTAACGGAAAAGtttaactttttaaaaacaatCTAGATACTTAATTGTTGAAAAATAAATCCATTTTagtttgtaattttgttattatacgTCGCACTACGAAAGTTGTATCACAAAAGGCCTTAGAAGCTCAATTGTTGTTATTTACTGTGAACAATTTTATAAGTACGTAAATATTGTTGTCTTTAGGAATAAACAAATTGAATTTCAATCTGTTTGTTTTACTTTCAAACTTCAAGATTAAACTTTCGACCGTACTTTCTTTGTTACTTCTGCTTTTTGTATTCAAATGAACTATTTATAAGTTACCATTTGTTTAAACATCTGCACGTGATCACAAGACATTGCAGACGACTTAGGGCTCTGTCTAATCCAATAAGAATAACGGACgccatttatgtaagtaaagtgAAAGGCGATATTGtacaaacaattttattaatttatttactcttGGAAACATAACTATATACTTACAACGTCACGTCACGCAGTCAGATCGCTCCCGCTCCCATTGTGATGATTACACTCAAACTCACTTCATATTATTTGCGCGCATTTTACATAAATGCTTGGATATGTTGGTAAACATTCGAATTACTAGCCATAACTAAGACAAAttgcaaattgaaaaataatataagaaaaGCGTGAAAAGTTCtaattacaatatgaatacatTAGGttgtgtaaaattaataatactaGATATATGCTTTGTTTAAGTCATCATAGCACTTAAAATAATGATCAATTTGGTTTACATCACTGGAAGAATTTGATGTTTAAACAGTTGTTACAAATCAAACAGtgaatataacaaaaaattgaCAGTAATGATCAAATATATAGGCAACCGAAACGAGCGCAACTGGGAGCGAGATCATGTTTCACTCTTGAAACAGGAATCATTTCTGAATACATTTCTAACAATATCATTTATCAATTTGTTGTTCCGTTTGTCCAATAACATCATTGCAGGTATTCAGAAAGGCATTCCTGTtgtaatataaaactaaaaaaggaACAGATGATTTTAATAATGTCATACTTTTAGAGAGTTCATGAGAATATTCGATCAACAACAAAAAAgtacatatatttaaaataaataataatttgatggTATTCTAAaggaaacaaataataatgtagaATGAATGTTTGACCGAAAGAGTAGACTAAAGTACGACATTATAAAAATCTTCACCGAGGTGGGTTAGACAACGCGTTGCACCTCGAAGAACCTCTTGAGGTAGTAGACCTGGCCGACAGTCATCACTAGCAACACTGACGCCTCGAAGATGGACCACATGACCACGCGGGAGTTCGTGCTCTCGTTGATAGAGCGATGGATGCGATCACGAACCTGAGGGAAAGCCATGAGAGAGTCTATTCTGAACAAACAACAATAATTACAATttgaatataaagttattacttttgaacatatttttatatattacatGTGGATATTTAAACAGTGATATATTTTCACAAACTTTattcttcattattatttacaaattgttAGTACAATAATACACTCTCTTTATATGtttatacaaattatttatatttttagattgTGTTACCATGATGGTTAATTTTTACCTTTAATGCTTTATCACAACAATATTAACTTCATCGAATTAACTTCATTTAATTGATATTCACAAAAGCTAATGTTTAAATTGAACAGTTATGCTATTGCagaataactttataatatgtgAATATAAAATAGAGGTAAAGAGGTCTTTATCAAATAGTGGGCTCATAGACACAAATATTGAGGTAATTCTTAGATAAAAACATAGCTCATATCCGTACCTGCATGTATTCCTGTTCATGTTTGACGGTCTTGAGAGTGGTGGCGAGCTCCTTGATCATGTCTTCTAGCTTGTTGTGGTCCACCGCCTCCTCCTTCTCTCCCGTCTGCTTGTGTGGCGCATCTCCCACTTCCAAGTTGAACATTACAACCTAAGAGAggtaccacaaagtaatttaccTATTTACAATATGATTTGAAGTCTAAATTTCTAAAACCAGGTAGTAGTTAGTAGGTATGTTTTAGTAGTAGTTCTTAACTAAAAgttataagaaaaaatgtagTGACTTTTAGCAATATGATGCTCTGTACAGTAGTGGTTTCACAACATAAGAGTAGAAGTTCTTATTTTTGTCCAATGTGTTAAAAGGACAACAACCAAACATACTACCTATAAGTATACCTTGGCAGTAAGAAtggaatataaattatttattttaggtataagtaggtataggttaCACAGTAgagtacataataattaaaccttatctctaaaaagttATTAGATATAGACTTATTAGAATAAAAAAGGGTATAAATAAGTGTAACATATTTGTACCCAACATGATTTATCTGGcagtattattatacatatagacATACCTTAGGTGTCATTGTGGACATCTTATTGCTGAAGCAGTATGTGTAGCGGCCAGACGTGGGCGCAGAGAATGTGTACATGCCGGAGGACTCGCGTTCACCCTTGTAAATCTCCGCGCCATCGGGACCAGTGATTGTCACATCAATGTCTAGAAAACCCCCTTCAGCTATCTCAAATGTTAATCCTGAAATAAGTAAGGTTATTACACTGAATGAATATACGTTTGTTCTTATTAGACCATACAGAACGCCAATAGAAAGTGTTTCGAAAGAACCAATAAGGCACTTATAGGTTATGTAGTTAATATACTGCATTCGAATGGttttttatttcacaatatGTTGCGAATGCATTTATAAAGCAATAAAATACTTGCCCATTTTTGTATCGGCTTCAACATTTTCAAAAAAGCACTGTTCTTCATGTGCATCCACTGTAATAGTGTAAGAGTTGGCTGTACTCAATAAAAGGGTTACTAAAACTGTCGCCACATATAAGTATCTTCTTAAGCACTccattgtgttttatttattgtaataattgcactaaaaatatatatttttagtaaataaacgCGAACATAAGCTTGTTTTCGTTCGGCAGGGCCACGTATTTGACATCGATTGACAactcatgacatgacatgatgaCAGGCGAAAATAATGCGTTCACTTACGCGATAACGCGTtagttttgtaaaaatataacgaaAACTTACCACCTACACCACCACAACGATGATTACTATTTACGCTACTGCATACAAGGTGGCGCTATAAGGAAACACGATACGATACGGTtatacgatagatggcgttaattTTACACATTAGAGACCCTTCTCACGGCTTCGGCAGTACGATGCCGATAAGGGTAAGGTTGCCAATATTAGACCATATGCAACAAAATATCGATGATTGACCATTTTAAACGGTATTTTTGACGACAACCCGATGTCATAAGACATTTTGACAATTTgtaaatagttatttatatctAGCCTAGGTTGTCAGCTTAGCTACTCAATAATACTGAAATCGTCAGTTGTCTCGATATTGCATGAATTGCATCGCGTTATGGGAAGCTCGTTTAATGgaaataaagtaagtacttggaaATAGCCTATTGAACAAAGAAACTGCTACATAACTCCGAAGACATATGCCTTTTTACATCTACCGACAGATGTGCCGATTGGTACGTATTTTATCCGTTCGAAGATACGCAGATGAATCGTTCTAGAAGTATCTTTATTCGTTCACAATCCAATAAAGCTGTTGCTTAATGGCGTAAGTAAGTATCTAGGTAAGTATCAACATTATTTATCTGAAATGTTTCTGGAAAACACATAGCATGATTGCTATGTACTTGTACTTAATGTGCTTGTTCCTTCCGGGGTAGATCCCTGATAAAACACGTGTAAAAAGTTCGTAAAAATACcctataacattttataataatccagctgcactataatataataacacatATTATTTTCCAAGATAGCCATCTCGAGACCACatgttttacttaagtatatttaattttactgtCAAGCGCAAAACACTACATTTAAGTTGGCAATTAACTAAGTATATCATTGTCTTTTGTCAACTGTAGtcgtatttttaaacaaaaattacattaatctctttaaattaatatattatgtaacctGCAGTATAAACCAAGAGTACCAAAACCAATAGGCAATTTATGTAGGTGGTACATAGTGAGCACAGTTTTTTCCCGAAGACTAGCTCGGTCTTCACCAGTAAATGATGTATCTAGTATAAGATACTAAACATTTGGGTAAGTGTCTAACTTTTAGTACTTTGGTGCTGAAAAACacaattaaaacttaaaatattataagtaagtattaagttATAAGTGCGACTAGGTACGTACACTCGAAACATAATTGTCATAAAAAACCCGGGCAGTCAAATTCTTCCTTTATTTCACAGTTAGCAGACCGAGTGAGAGCCCAGAGATACCTAAGTCTACTTACATCCTAAAAGTGGACTAGTACTTATCACGTCGTGTCCTAATGTGATGAACGTGTTAAGCGATTTTACATGTATCATCACAAAAAAAGTCAATTATCCTAATACCTTTTCGTAGTTTCTCATTATCGGCATTTTTAGCAATGAGCTAATGTATAATAGAAGATTCAAGGAAAAAAGCgttaaaaaaaaccgaaaaaCTGTTATGATGAACCGATGAAATGGAAACAAGTAGGTATGATGTTTTTGTCGTCTATTTCCATTACTTGGTGTATTTTTTACGCAGTTCTTTAATCGAATCCTTCATCAGATGGTAATAAAGTcaattaagtataaattataatatgcaTATTTCATACGCGTTAAACAACCTATTATAAAAAGAAACGGGAAAAATCGGAGGTATTGTCAAAGTTATTGTCATTAGCATCTATAAAAGTACTTCCCTACCTACTTTATCTGAAACTGTCTATGTGAACGTGTGCAATGTGCATACAATTTGGCCGACCAAGTGAATACCATCCGAAGtaaatctacaagaagtcacgtaTAAAAAAGCGTACACACAAACTTGAACACTGTAAATGTTCCGGGACGTAGTGGTAGCAAAATCCCGGAATGCTTCCGGCACCGCATCTATGTGTAGCGAGCTTAAAACAATGAGGGACTTcccaagctacgttccccaagaattatacagggtgttagtgacatcgtaacgaatactcagggggatgatttagaccatgattctaaattaatatcaggtcgaatttttcgtcgcaaaattcatgattttttttagttttttaaaattattttcaattctatacttttgcgatggaaaattccacttgatattaactcagaataatcagctgaatcatccccctcagtattcgttacgatgtcacttacaccccacacaagtacgtaCATACAgtaccatacaagtaggtatgggtattagtgacaacgtaacgaatactgagggggatggttcagaccatgattctgagttgatatcaagtgaaattttcagtctgaatattcatgaaaatttttgtgtcttttttaattatttttatttttcgttccatacttttgcgacggaaaaatccacttgatatcatctcagaatcatggcctcaatcacccctcaaagtttcgttacgatgtcactaacaccctgtatagatgtcgctgtcgagatttaacgtgataattacctattttctcaattcaaaaataattattaaaaaatattcaaaaatacaaaataatggcagaagcatatgtacttatataaaaataattgttaagtacttacctgaTATTTGGGTTACACATTACgtatacaattatgttgctacctaagtATTTGCTTCCCTTgtttttaatcagaataataatgggtggaagatgtaattatgcGTGGGTGtaagtcacgagcattaa
This window encodes:
- the LOC126376065 gene encoding transmembrane emp24 domain-containing protein 2 isoform X1 — translated: MECLRRYLYVATVLVTLLLSTANSYTITVDAHEEQCFFENVEADTKMGLTFEIAEGGFLDIDVTITGPDGAEIYKGERESSGMYTFSAPTSGRYTYCFSNKMSTMTPKVVMFNLEVGDAPHKQTGEKEEAVDHNKLEDMIKELATTLKTVKHEQEYMQVRDRIHRSINESTNSRVVMWSIFEASVLLVMTVGQVYYLKRFFEVQRVV
- the LOC126376065 gene encoding transmembrane emp24 domain-containing protein 2 isoform X2; this encodes MECLRRYLYVATVLVTLLLSTANSYTITVDAHEEQCFFENVEADTKMGLTFEIAEGGFLDIDVTITGPDGAEIYKGERESSGMYTFSAPTSGRYTYCFSNKMSTMTPKVVMFNLEVGDAPHKQTGEKEEAVDHNKLEDMIKELATTLKTVKHEQEYMQRVYYCTNNL